The following are encoded together in the Tatumella ptyseos genome:
- a CDS encoding response regulator: MSVENFLTNKIVVIIDNDPVCDAVLAEFLHYAGAQVIKTDSGEEGLDLVEQHDVTLIVCGLNLLDIPAVPLIKQLHAATVQTPIIALTDTQDVNLIAAVMRAGVYDVILKPLTDVVALKTLLVEAVYPDMFSSQIDENDKLQQEWNHLVSFPEESLALLRNLQPPAHLTVAGCHVGYRQLNTSENNGLIIDIAELSDHEFGFYIFDAEWVGEYGAVTALLFRAFFNDLLKKHITSHTDYLPALTSVLHDLQLLLKKSGLHDEYPLVIGYFNRSRGHLLIVNSGLSCIVHHDQRHTTLIKDLALGRYYHDSVQEQRLLLQSAECEVWNGPRKLWLRFS, encoded by the coding sequence ATGAGTGTGGAAAATTTCTTAACCAATAAAATTGTGGTAATCATTGACAATGATCCCGTCTGTGACGCGGTACTGGCTGAATTTTTACACTATGCCGGTGCGCAAGTGATAAAAACTGACAGCGGTGAAGAAGGATTAGACCTTGTTGAGCAACATGATGTTACCCTGATTGTCTGCGGTCTCAATCTACTGGACATTCCAGCGGTTCCGCTCATCAAACAATTACATGCCGCGACGGTGCAGACGCCAATTATTGCGTTGACTGATACCCAAGACGTTAATCTTATTGCTGCTGTGATGCGGGCCGGGGTTTATGATGTTATCTTGAAGCCATTAACGGATGTTGTAGCCCTAAAAACCTTACTGGTTGAAGCCGTGTATCCCGATATGTTCAGCTCTCAGATAGATGAAAACGATAAGTTACAGCAAGAATGGAACCATCTGGTTTCTTTTCCTGAAGAATCTCTCGCCTTACTCAGAAATCTGCAACCTCCTGCCCATTTGACTGTTGCTGGATGCCATGTCGGTTATCGTCAACTCAATACTAGTGAAAACAATGGATTAATTATCGATATTGCAGAGTTATCAGACCATGAATTTGGCTTCTATATATTTGATGCAGAGTGGGTAGGAGAGTATGGGGCAGTTACCGCTCTGCTATTTAGAGCATTCTTTAATGATCTATTGAAAAAGCACATTACTTCCCATACTGATTATCTTCCCGCATTAACTTCAGTACTGCATGACTTACAACTTTTGTTAAAAAAGTCTGGGTTGCATGATGAATATCCCTTAGTAATTGGGTATTTTAATCGTTCCCGTGGTCATCTGTTAATCGTAAACAGTGGGTTATCTTGTATCGTTCATCATGACCAAAGGCACACCACTTTGATAAAGGATTTGGCCCTAGGGCGTTATTACCACGATTCTGTCCAAGAACAACGGTTATTATTACAAAGTGCTGAATGTGAAGTGTGGAATGGACCGCGGAAGTTATGGTTACGTTTTTCGTAA
- a CDS encoding YchJ family protein: MQPDLCPCGSLNPLEHCCRPLIRGDAHALSAEQLMRSRYTAYAMNAYSYITETWHSSTRHPTLAHLLEQESVGIQWQGLTIIETHAGPVVDEAFVTFFARYKSDQQPGWIYETSRFVHENNRWYYIDGVHKMPGRNEICPCGSLKKFKKCCAR, from the coding sequence GTGCAACCAGACCTATGTCCATGTGGAAGCCTAAACCCGTTAGAACATTGTTGTCGTCCACTAATCAGGGGCGATGCTCACGCGTTATCGGCTGAGCAATTGATGCGCTCACGTTACACTGCTTATGCAATGAACGCTTATTCGTATATAACGGAGACGTGGCATAGCTCTACTCGTCATCCAACGTTAGCACACCTACTTGAACAAGAAAGCGTGGGGATACAGTGGCAAGGGCTAACAATTATTGAGACTCACGCTGGGCCCGTCGTTGATGAAGCCTTTGTTACCTTCTTCGCCCGCTATAAAAGTGATCAGCAGCCTGGCTGGATTTACGAAACTTCACGTTTTGTTCATGAAAATAATCGCTGGTATTATATTGACGGGGTTCATAAAATGCCGGGCCGTAATGAGATTTGTCCTTGCGGCTCACTAAAAAAATTTAAAAAATGCTGTGCACGCTAA
- the purU gene encoding formyltetrahydrofolate deformylase, producing the protein MSAKNIERKILRTICPDAKGLIAKITNICYKHELNIVQNNEFVDHRTGRFFMRTELEGIFNDSTLLADLDGALPSGSLRELHAAGRRRIVIMVTREAHCLGDLLMKSAFGGLDVEIAAVIGNHDTLKSLVERFDIPFIHISHDNLTREAHDTQMADCIDQYQPDYVVLAKYMRVLTPEFVKRFPNQIINIHHSFLPAFIGARPYHQAYERGVKLIGATAHYVNDNLDEGPIIMQDVINIDHSYTAEEMIRAGRDVEKNVLSRAVDKVLAQRVFVYGNRTIIL; encoded by the coding sequence ATGTCAGCGAAAAATATTGAACGTAAAATTCTCCGTACCATCTGCCCCGATGCTAAGGGCTTAATCGCTAAAATTACGAATATCTGTTACAAGCATGAATTAAATATCGTTCAAAATAATGAATTCGTCGACCACCGCACTGGTCGTTTTTTCATGCGTACCGAGTTAGAAGGAATTTTTAATGACTCAACACTGTTAGCGGATCTTGACGGGGCGCTACCAAGCGGCTCACTTCGTGAACTGCATGCTGCGGGACGTCGTCGCATTGTCATTATGGTCACTCGTGAAGCACATTGTTTAGGTGACCTGTTAATGAAAAGCGCGTTCGGCGGTTTAGACGTGGAAATTGCGGCAGTGATAGGTAATCATGACACCTTGAAATCATTAGTTGAGCGTTTCGATATTCCTTTTATCCACATTAGTCATGACAATCTGACACGTGAAGCACACGATACTCAAATGGCAGACTGCATCGACCAATATCAGCCTGACTATGTGGTATTGGCGAAATATATGCGTGTATTAACGCCTGAATTCGTTAAACGTTTTCCTAACCAAATTATTAATATTCACCACTCCTTTCTCCCTGCATTCATCGGCGCTCGCCCCTATCACCAGGCTTATGAACGTGGCGTAAAACTCATTGGTGCCACCGCGCATTACGTAAATGATAACTTGGATGAAGGTCCAATCATTATGCAGGATGTAATCAACATTGACCACAGCTATACCGCGGAAGAGATGATCCGTGCTGGACGCGATGTTGAGAAAAATGTGCTAAGCCGTGCTGTCGATAAAGTCTTGGCACAGCGTGTATTTGTGTACGGAAATCGTACAATAATATTATAG